Proteins co-encoded in one Nematostella vectensis chromosome 15, jaNemVect1.1, whole genome shotgun sequence genomic window:
- the LOC116619980 gene encoding uncharacterized protein LOC116619980 isoform X2 — translation MNHAVLVTLAMCAVAACMGSVQANDWIDDMVKARTQASLKKLEKDFMSVFKKYVINPAKAKGKVALEQQKRLKHDLSKVQRRSITLDPRIRRSGACSDVCRHRCIPECNLACCVNFPPGYDEKKVNSIEAKVAKKAETGTRKSTLSKNVLEKGSKCDSSCLRHCTPDCKFKCCIKLPSA, via the exons ATGAACCACGCCGTGCTTGTGACCCTGGCAATGTGTGCCGTCGCTGCGTGTATGGGATCTGTGCAAGCAAACG ACTGGATTGATGATATGGTAAAAGCACGGACACAAGCATCTCTTAAGAAGTTGGAGAAGGATTTTATGTCGGTCTTCAAAAAATATGTTATCAACCCAGCCAAAGCTAAAGGCAAAGTCGCCCTGGAGCAACAAAAACGCCTAAAACATG ATTTATCTAAGGTACAGAGAAGAAGCATAACGCTGGACCCAAGAATACGAC GATCTGGTGCATGCTCCGACGTCTGCCGTCACAGATGTATTCCAGAATGCAACCTAGCCTGCTGTGTGAACTTCCCTCCCGGGTACGACGAAAAGAAAGTAAACTCCATTGAAGCAAAAGTCGCGAAGAAAGCGGAAACAGGAACAAGAAAGAGCACCTTATCAAAGAATGTTCTCGAGAAAGGCAGCAAATGTGACAGCAGCTGCTTACGGCATTGCACACCGGACTGCAAGTTCAAATGCTGTATTAAACTGCCAAGCGCGTGA
- the LOC116619980 gene encoding uncharacterized protein LOC116619980 isoform X3, which produces MVKARTQASLKKLEKDFMSVFKKYVINPAKAKGKVALEQQKRLKHDLSKVQRRSITLDPRIRRSGACSDVCRHRCIPECNLACCVNFPPGYDEKKVNSIEAKVAKKAETGTRKSTLSKNVLEKGSKCDSSCLRHCTPDCKFKCCIKLPSA; this is translated from the exons ATGGTAAAAGCACGGACACAAGCATCTCTTAAGAAGTTGGAGAAGGATTTTATGTCGGTCTTCAAAAAATATGTTATCAACCCAGCCAAAGCTAAAGGCAAAGTCGCCCTGGAGCAACAAAAACGCCTAAAACATG ATTTATCTAAGGTACAGAGAAGAAGCATAACGCTGGACCCAAGAATACGAC GATCTGGTGCATGCTCCGACGTCTGCCGTCACAGATGTATTCCAGAATGCAACCTAGCCTGCTGTGTGAACTTCCCTCCCGGGTACGACGAAAAGAAAGTAAACTCCATTGAAGCAAAAGTCGCGAAGAAAGCGGAAACAGGAACAAGAAAGAGCACCTTATCAAAGAATGTTCTCGAGAAAGGCAGCAAATGTGACAGCAGCTGCTTACGGCATTGCACACCGGACTGCAAGTTCAAATGCTGTATTAAACTGCCAAGCGCGTGA
- the LOC5515647 gene encoding protein phosphatase 1 regulatory subunit 32: protein MGRLPYGPGNAHMLQSKGADINVMKFYCTEYATRYGEDGFNPRTGKHLGTGYQSNFRPGVYYNRRLDELDNPAMGSLVADNYASITKKHFLPSKGSPGNDPFSRGMFMTATSGFVKDIPGTLPRSKQVAAVHVDTSRAGTVYPFHRPILHSLSQKDPISRENARHGPLYMSTEAHTNFKGIPSQRMDTSKKTVGYKEGSGFTHAYNDEPITFYPMEAYEGLRDPRFTHRPTGFSIMKGSFRPVEYQHGNEQLPVLSHGSERNTGFTHGTKARPVFYHHTMDEAYTKLNETHPRVQERVQKRDPCEFSNMTNPHNHTSMAKLTFRGKQRQDLSEAGRLGNTAVGNKELTGYSENNDQFFETAETADTLRRFGTHYRAKFYDMNPMGEARMGRTRGEVMVQLPDGFTKSTSVHEFGPVINTTVQLRELEPYQARSIKARDPFHDDHTHDQKLIPTLV from the exons ATGGGCCGGTTACCGTATGGGCCGGGCAATGCCCATATGCTCCAAAGCAAAGGTGCTGACATTAATGTAATGAAGTTCTACTGCACCGAGTATGCAACACGTTATGGGGAGGATGGCTTTAACCCCCGGACAGGGAAACACCTTGGTACTGGATACCAGTCTAACTTTAGACCTGGGGTCTACTACAACAGACGTCTTGACGAGCTGGATAACCCAGCAATGGG TTCCCTGGTGGCTGATAACTATGCTTCCATCACCAAGAAGCACTTCCTACCATCTAAAGGCTCTCCAGGAAATGACCCTTTTTCTAGGGGAATGTTCATGACAGCAACTAGTGGTTTTGTAAAAGACATTCCTGGTACTCTACCAAGATCTAAGCAAGTTGCAGCAGTACATGTTGATACCAGCAGGGCGGGTACTGTCTACCCATTCCACCGCCCCATTCTTCATTCTCTTAGCCAGAAGGACCCTATTAGCAGAGAGAATGCTAGACAT GGACCACTTTACATGTCAACAGAAGCCCACACCAACTTCAAAGGCATCCCAAGTCAAAGAA TGGACACTTCGAAAAAGACGGTTGGATATAAAGAAGGATCTGGCTTTACGCATGCGTACAATGACGAACCAATCACGTTCTATCCAATGGAGGCATACGAGGGCCTAAGAGAT CCCCGTTTTACCCATCGTCCGACCGGGTTTAGTATCATGAAGGGATCTTTCCGGCCTGTTGAATATCAGCAC GGTAACGAGCAGCTGCCTGTTTTATCCCACGGCTCGGAGCGCAATACCGGGTTCACGCATGGCACAAAAGCAAGGCCTGTGTTTTACCATCACACCATGGACGAG gCGTATACAAAACTAAACGAGACCCATCCACGTGTACAAGAGAGGGTTCAGAAGAGAGACCCGTGTGAATTCAGCAACATGACAAATCCTCACAACCACACAAG CATGGCCAAGCTGACGTTTCGCGGGAAGCAGCGTCAAGACTTATCAGAGGCCGGAAGACTTGGCAACACAGCTGTTGGAAACAAG GAGCTGACAGGATATAGCGAAAACAATGACCAATTCTTTGAGACGGCGGAGACGGCAGACACTCTAAGGCGATTTGGGACACACTACAGAGCTAA GTTTTATGACATGAACCCAATGGGAGAGGCACGCATGGGTCGGACACGCGGTGAAGTCATGGTCCAGTTACCGGACGGCTTCACCAAGAGCACAAGCGTACATGAATTTGGTCCAGTTATCAACACAACGGTCCAGTTACGCGAGCTCGAACCGTACCAGGCCAG GAGTATCAAAGCCAGAGACCCCTTCCACGACGACCATACGCATGACCAGAAGCTGATTCCCACTTTAGTATAA
- the LOC5515682 gene encoding thymidine phosphorylase yields MSSFRIEELIALKRDGFDLTAEQIKHFVERVVAKDIGDSQIGAMLMAMFLRGLNSEETVHLTRAMIDTGELLKWPEEWKGSIGDKHSTGGVGDKVSLPLAPALAVCGVKVPMISGRGLGHTGGTLDKLESIPGYRFGLSPVEMKKSLTDVGCCIAGQTDTLAPADRVLYSLRDITGTVASNPLIASSIMSKKASENLDALVLDVKCGRAAFTAKTPELARIFAVTLYKTCAGLGIKCAALITNMDHPIGLTVGNSVEVAESVRCLNGQGPEDLQELVCAQGGHLLKALNKVDSAEEGFNKIKTSLHNGTALRKFQEMLSAHGVSPDTANALCTPGADPYVVLPLAPQKTELRANKPGIVRDINAMACASVCGRLGAGRQKSTDAVDHSVGLILHVRVGQYVHKGDVWVCVHHKGNLDKEGIECLEKAIMIVESEKTESLPVESRIIEVIDSLSVRKSSLFTSQ; encoded by the exons ATGTCGTCGTTTAGAATAGAAGAACTGATAGCTTTGAAGCGCGATGGTTTTGATCTAACAGCTGAACAGATTAAGCATTTTGTGGAAAGAGTTGTCGCCAAAGATATCGGCGACTCGCAAATAGGAGCCATGTTAATGGCAATGTTTTTACGCGGTTTAAACTCAGAGGAGACCGTCCATTTGACACGAGCGATGATAGACACAGGCGAGCTATTAAAGTGGCCGGAGGAATGGAAAGGCTCGATTGGGGACAAGCATTCTACTGGCGGAGTTGGGGACAAGGTGAGTCTGCCGCTAGCGCCAGCCCTGGCAGTGTGTGGAGTCAAAGTCCCAATGATTTCGGGTCGTGGATTGGGCCATACAG GTGGCACCCTAGACAAACTGGAGTCTATTCCTGGTTATCGCTTTGGCTTGTCCCCCGTGGAAATGAAAAAGTCGCTGACCGATGTCGGCTGCTGTATCGCGGGCCAAACGGACACGCTAGCACCAGCTGACCGAGTGCTTTACAGCCTGCGAGATATTACGGGAACCGTGGCGTCCAACCCTCTCATCGCTAGCTCAATCATGTCCAAGAAAGCTTCAG AAAACCTCGACGCGCTTGTCCTTGATGTAAAGTGTGGTCGCGCCGCGTTCACGGCCAAGACCCCGGAACTAGCGCGCATATTCGCGGTCACGCTGTACAAAACGTGCGCGGGCCTAGGAATCAAATGCGCCGCCCTAATAACTAACATGGACCACCCCATTGGTCTTACCGTGGGGAACTCGGTCGAGGTGGCTGAGTCGGTGCGATGCCTGAACGGTCAAGGGCCGGAGGATCTGCAGGAGTTAGTCTGCGCACAAG GTGGTCATCTGCTCAAAGCCCTGAACAAAGTTGACTCAGCCGAGGAAGGATTCAACAAGATTAAGACCTCCCTTCACAACGGCACAGCCCTCAGAAAATTCCAAGAGATGCTATCCGCACACGGGGTTAGCCCAGACACGGCCAACGCCCTTTGCACCCCTGGAGCTGATCCTTATGTAGTATTACCCCTAGCCCCTCAGAAAACAGAACTTCGGGCTAACAAACCGGGAATCGTTAGGGATATCAATGCAATGGCGTGCGCGTCAGTGTGCGGAAGACTGGGAGCAGGCAGGCAGAAGAGTACAGATGCGGTGGACCATAGTGTTGGGTTGATACTTCATGTAAGGGTTGGGCAGTATGTTCATAAGGGAGATGTGTGGGTTTGTGTACATCATAAGGGGAACCTTGACAAGGAGGGCATCGAATGCTTGGAAAAGGCGATCATGATCGTTGAGAGCGAGAAGACGGAAAGCTTACCAGTAGAGTCGAGAATTATTGAGGTCATCGACTCTTTAAGTGTTCGAAAGAGCAGCCTCTTTACTAGCCAGTAG
- the LOC5515648 gene encoding ATP synthase F(0) complex subunit B1, mitochondrial: MLSRLRLAGSLGVRSSRLLQAAKPSAPALTRFCQSQVQQKKEDEVPEFGQFWRDVKANMMAKTGETGQLMFFGGLAAYLLSNEILIIHEETYIAAVMGGTFYWLMKKAGGPIAEMLDNTSQEILDAFNVGRNASIKHLQDAIDNEKHLEHMLSCRTDIIEMMRENNVMGMELEYRNNVHHVVKEVKKRLDYQVEMETFHRKVEQAHIIDWVEKEVIKSITPQQEKESISQCIRDLKAMAV; encoded by the exons ATGCTCTCTAGATTGCGTTTAGCTGGGAGCCTAG GCGTTAGAAGCTCTAGGCTTCTGCAAGCAGCAAAACCAAG TGCCCCTGCTCTTACACGCTTCTGCCAGTCCCAGGTCCAGCAGAAAAAAG AAGATGAGGTTCCTGAGTTTGGCCAGTTCTGGAGGGATGTCAAGGCAAATATGATGGCTAAGACGGGTGAAACAG GTCAATTGATGTTCTTTGGTGGTCTTGCTGCCTATCTGCTCTCAAATGAGATCCTTATCATCCATGAAGAG ACATATATTGCAGCTGTGATGGGAGGAACATTCTACTGGCTTATGAAGAAAGCTGGAGGACCTATTGCTGAGATGCTAGATAATACATCCCAG GAAATCTTGGACGCCTTCAATGTGGGCCGTAACGCCAGCATCAAACATCTGCAAGACGCTATCGACAATGAGAAACACCTTGAACACATGTTGTCCTGCCGCACTGATATTATTGAAATGATGAGG GAAAATAATGTAATGGGTATGGAGTTGGAGTACCGCAACAATGTCCACCATGTTGTCAAGGAGGTCAAGAAACGATTA GACTACCAAGTAGAGATGGAAACATTCCACCGCAAAGTTGAGCAGGCCCACATTATTGACTGGGTGGAGAAAGAAGTCATCAAAAGCATAACACCCCAACAG GAAAAGGAAAGTATTAGTCAATGTATTAGGGACCTCAAGGCAATGGCTGTATAA
- the LOC116619980 gene encoding uncharacterized protein LOC116619980 isoform X1, whose product MISTTYIMNHAVLVTLAMCAVAACMGSVQANDWIDDMVKARTQASLKKLEKDFMSVFKKYVINPAKAKGKVALEQQKRLKHDLSKVQRRSITLDPRIRRSGACSDVCRHRCIPECNLACCVNFPPGYDEKKVNSIEAKVAKKAETGTRKSTLSKNVLEKGSKCDSSCLRHCTPDCKFKCCIKLPSA is encoded by the exons ATG ATATCAACCACCTACATCATGAACCACGCCGTGCTTGTGACCCTGGCAATGTGTGCCGTCGCTGCGTGTATGGGATCTGTGCAAGCAAACG ACTGGATTGATGATATGGTAAAAGCACGGACACAAGCATCTCTTAAGAAGTTGGAGAAGGATTTTATGTCGGTCTTCAAAAAATATGTTATCAACCCAGCCAAAGCTAAAGGCAAAGTCGCCCTGGAGCAACAAAAACGCCTAAAACATG ATTTATCTAAGGTACAGAGAAGAAGCATAACGCTGGACCCAAGAATACGAC GATCTGGTGCATGCTCCGACGTCTGCCGTCACAGATGTATTCCAGAATGCAACCTAGCCTGCTGTGTGAACTTCCCTCCCGGGTACGACGAAAAGAAAGTAAACTCCATTGAAGCAAAAGTCGCGAAGAAAGCGGAAACAGGAACAAGAAAGAGCACCTTATCAAAGAATGTTCTCGAGAAAGGCAGCAAATGTGACAGCAGCTGCTTACGGCATTGCACACCGGACTGCAAGTTCAAATGCTGTATTAAACTGCCAAGCGCGTGA